From one Leptospira stimsonii genomic stretch:
- a CDS encoding adenylate/guanylate cyclase domain-containing protein, producing the protein MNSNQPTFVDHVEKKRPLCPRTKSNRNRGLLFPDGIASGFFLSFLLFLLISFFSPELKAQVELGTLKMNSPDRDYSMNGSWYFKALDDTSYSMPNYFHTHWSFFEVAKSWHLEGYEYDGVGWFRMSFILSPEYEGKNLAVMIPYIENAHEFFLNGRLIGKKGEISENGNLVVSDTRNDVYTIDSSLVKIGIPNVISVRIRSAGGLGGFALTDFYIGLEQNIRKRFNLHLIWASILFGFFAFSGFYHLLFYSVRKTERHYLYFGILCLLGAMQTFGYRTITYWFYNDAWLNQFLNGSGIILFSVFMILFFHNFFKSKLSILSGLFIVLASVIYVCFILSYIPILLGRNEFAFIGLFWRNLLPLSIVNIFFSIFYGLYHTVRNLSKNRYESKVLLIGFFILLVFLVHGFISYMGYINHNSFMELGFLLFLFSIAFSLSIRFSQIHSKTETLNEQLYNKNEELTKLYTSYARFVPKEFLNNLGKHSILEVSLGDQIEKEMSVMFSDIRSFTQLSEKMTPEENFNFLNSYLKRMNPIIQSHSGYIDKYLGDGIMALFQESPENAVDAAIEMQNYLITYNEHRLKSNYMPITIGIGIHYGKMMLGTIGSDERMEGTVISDAVNVSSRIEGLTKIYGSKIIISEQTMYRLPDPDKYNYRLLDTITVKGKSDHLCVYEIVDGSEPSLLELKLYTKPIFEKAVLEYMKQNYESCIEYMRKVQEINVDDRATHLYILRCEQAMNQGARHSWNNAV; encoded by the coding sequence ATGAATTCGAACCAGCCTACTTTCGTAGACCATGTAGAAAAAAAACGACCTCTTTGTCCCCGAACAAAATCAAACAGAAATCGTGGTCTTCTATTTCCCGATGGAATCGCTTCCGGATTCTTTCTTTCATTCTTACTTTTCCTTCTTATCTCGTTTTTTTCTCCTGAGTTAAAAGCCCAGGTAGAACTCGGAACGTTAAAAATGAATTCTCCCGATCGGGACTATTCGATGAATGGAAGCTGGTATTTCAAGGCATTGGATGACACTTCCTATTCCATGCCGAATTACTTCCATACTCATTGGAGTTTTTTTGAAGTAGCTAAGAGTTGGCACTTGGAAGGATACGAGTATGACGGAGTAGGATGGTTTCGGATGAGTTTCATTCTTTCACCCGAATATGAAGGCAAGAATCTCGCTGTCATGATTCCTTATATCGAAAACGCACATGAATTTTTTCTCAACGGTCGTTTGATCGGTAAGAAAGGAGAGATTTCTGAAAACGGGAATCTCGTCGTTTCGGATACGAGGAATGACGTTTATACGATTGATTCTTCACTCGTTAAAATAGGAATTCCGAACGTAATTTCGGTAAGAATCAGAAGCGCGGGCGGATTGGGTGGTTTTGCGTTAACTGATTTTTATATAGGATTGGAGCAGAATATTAGGAAAAGATTCAATCTCCACTTGATCTGGGCCTCCATCCTTTTCGGTTTTTTTGCGTTCAGCGGTTTTTATCATCTTCTATTTTATTCCGTTAGAAAGACCGAACGGCATTATTTATACTTCGGAATCCTTTGTCTTCTCGGAGCAATGCAAACTTTCGGTTACAGGACGATCACTTATTGGTTTTATAATGATGCGTGGTTGAATCAATTCTTGAACGGATCCGGAATTATTCTTTTCTCCGTCTTTATGATTTTATTCTTTCATAATTTTTTTAAATCCAAGCTTTCAATTCTTTCCGGACTTTTTATCGTTCTCGCATCCGTAATTTATGTTTGTTTTATTCTTTCCTACATTCCTATCCTTTTGGGGAGAAACGAGTTTGCTTTTATAGGACTTTTTTGGAGGAATCTACTTCCACTTTCCATCGTGAATATCTTCTTTTCCATTTTCTACGGACTTTATCACACGGTTCGAAATCTAAGTAAGAATCGATATGAAAGTAAGGTTTTGTTGATCGGTTTTTTTATACTCCTGGTTTTCCTCGTCCACGGTTTTATTTCATATATGGGTTATATTAATCACAATTCCTTTATGGAGTTGGGATTTTTATTGTTTCTATTTTCCATCGCTTTCTCTCTTTCAATTCGTTTTTCGCAGATTCATTCCAAAACCGAAACTCTAAACGAACAGTTATACAATAAGAATGAAGAATTAACAAAACTCTATACTTCATACGCTCGTTTTGTTCCGAAGGAATTCTTAAATAATTTAGGAAAACATTCCATCTTAGAAGTGAGTTTAGGAGACCAGATAGAAAAAGAAATGTCCGTTATGTTTTCGGATATCCGATCCTTTACACAGCTTTCGGAGAAGATGACTCCGGAGGAGAATTTTAACTTTCTCAATTCCTATTTAAAGAGAATGAACCCGATCATTCAGTCCCATTCCGGTTACATAGATAAATATCTCGGTGACGGAATCATGGCCTTGTTTCAGGAAAGTCCTGAGAACGCGGTGGATGCGGCGATCGAGATGCAGAATTATCTGATTACTTATAACGAGCACAGGCTTAAATCCAATTATATGCCGATTACGATCGGAATCGGAATCCATTATGGAAAAATGATGTTGGGTACGATCGGAAGCGATGAAAGGATGGAAGGAACCGTAATATCGGACGCGGTAAATGTTTCCTCCCGAATCGAAGGTTTAACAAAAATCTACGGTTCTAAAATTATTATCAGCGAACAAACGATGTATCGACTTCCGGATCCGGATAAATACAATTATCGTTTGTTGGATACGATCACAGTGAAGGGAAAAAGCGATCATCTTTGTGTCTATGAAATCGTGGACGGTTCGGAGCCTTCGCTCCTAGAATTAAAATTATATACAAAGCCTATTTTTGAAAAAGCCGTTCTCGAATATATGAAACAGAATTATGAAAGTTGCATAGAATACATGAGAAAGGTGCAAGAAATCAATGTCGATGATAGAGCCACACATTTGTATATTCTTCGTTGCGAGCAAGCAATGAACCAAGGTGCAAGACACAGCTGGAATAACGCGGTCTAA
- a CDS encoding ABC-F family ATPase, with translation MISTSGLTLNFGKKILFENVSVKFKENCRYGLIGANGSGKSTFMKILAGLEQAANGTVSIDAGVKVGYLKQDHYEFENETVLNTVIMGNKELWEVSQERDAIYSKPEMSDEDGMRVSELEEKYGELGGYEAESTAGELLEGLGIPTSSHTQTLSYLTGGFKLRVLLAQVLFEKPEVLLLDEPTNHLDIKTIHWLEEFLTNYRGVVIVISHDRHFINSIATHIADLDYQSLTIYPGNYDEYMEASTMARERLLDENKRKKEKIAELQEFVTRFSANASKSKQATSRQKQIEKIKLDDVKPSSRVSPYIRFKIKKPLGKDVILAENISKSYDRPIFKDFTTNITKGEKIAIIGTNGVGKTTLLKTLMKQLEPDSGKVVIGDSVTASIFPQDHREGIVEDADTIVEWLYRYADPGTEMEEIRAILGRMLFSGDMAKKPTSVLSGGEKSRIIIGRMIMTGDNLLALDEPTNHLDLETIEALNYALSVFEGTVIFVSHDREFVSSLATRVIEVSTEGIRDFKGSYEDFLEREGAEFYKRLSGGPVLAET, from the coding sequence ATGATCAGCACTTCCGGATTAACCCTAAACTTTGGTAAAAAAATTCTTTTTGAGAACGTTTCGGTGAAATTCAAGGAGAACTGCCGCTACGGATTGATCGGCGCGAACGGCTCCGGTAAATCCACTTTTATGAAGATTCTCGCGGGTCTGGAGCAAGCCGCCAACGGAACCGTTTCGATCGACGCTGGAGTAAAGGTCGGGTACTTAAAACAGGATCATTACGAATTTGAAAACGAAACCGTGCTCAACACGGTCATCATGGGTAATAAGGAACTCTGGGAAGTTTCCCAGGAAAGAGACGCGATCTATTCCAAACCGGAAATGTCCGACGAAGACGGAATGAGAGTTTCCGAACTCGAAGAAAAATACGGTGAACTCGGCGGCTACGAAGCCGAAAGTACCGCGGGAGAATTGCTCGAAGGATTGGGAATTCCTACTTCGAGTCATACGCAGACTCTTTCGTATTTGACCGGAGGTTTTAAACTCCGCGTTTTATTGGCTCAGGTTTTGTTTGAAAAGCCGGAAGTTCTTCTTTTGGACGAGCCTACCAACCACTTGGATATAAAGACGATTCACTGGCTGGAAGAATTCTTAACAAATTATCGCGGCGTTGTCATCGTGATTTCCCACGACCGTCACTTCATCAATTCGATCGCGACTCATATCGCCGACTTAGACTATCAATCACTTACGATTTATCCCGGAAACTACGACGAATACATGGAAGCTTCTACGATGGCTCGTGAAAGACTTTTAGACGAGAACAAACGGAAGAAAGAAAAAATTGCCGAACTCCAAGAATTCGTAACTCGTTTTAGTGCGAATGCGAGTAAATCCAAACAAGCCACCTCGAGACAAAAGCAGATCGAAAAAATCAAACTCGACGACGTAAAACCTTCTTCTCGGGTTTCTCCATATATTCGTTTTAAAATTAAAAAACCTTTGGGTAAGGACGTGATCCTCGCGGAGAATATTTCGAAATCCTATGACAGACCGATTTTCAAGGATTTTACGACCAATATCACCAAAGGTGAAAAGATCGCGATCATCGGAACCAACGGAGTTGGAAAGACAACTCTTCTCAAAACCCTAATGAAACAGCTCGAACCCGATTCCGGAAAAGTTGTCATCGGAGATTCGGTCACCGCTTCCATCTTTCCTCAAGATCACAGGGAAGGAATCGTGGAAGACGCGGATACGATCGTGGAATGGCTCTATCGTTATGCGGATCCGGGAACGGAGATGGAAGAGATCCGCGCCATTTTAGGAAGAATGTTGTTTAGCGGCGACATGGCTAAAAAACCTACGAGCGTCCTTTCCGGAGGAGAAAAATCACGCATTATCATCGGAAGAATGATCATGACGGGAGACAATCTTCTTGCACTCGACGAGCCGACGAACCACTTAGATTTGGAAACGATCGAAGCGCTCAACTACGCGTTATCCGTCTTTGAGGGGACCGTTATCTTCGTTTCTCACGACCGGGAATTCGTTTCCTCTCTCGCTACAAGAGTAATCGAAGTTTCCACGGAAGGAATTCGGGATTTTAAAGGAAGTTACGAAGATTTCCTTGAAAGAGAAGGTGCGGAATTTTACAAACGATTGTCCGGCGGCCCGGTTCTCGCGGAAACCTGA